A genomic stretch from Natronomonas gomsonensis includes:
- a CDS encoding radical SAM protein, which produces MISKGCEQCAKGGKMVLFVYGYCDQRDCFYCPLGENRKNVTQAYANERPIEDDGDIIEEAKRMSALGTSITGGEPQEAMEKTTRYLSLLKDEFGEDHHTHLYTGITGGRENMRRLAEAGLDEIRFHPPLELWGDMHGTEWEEILYIAREEGLTPAFEIPGIRPEPEFLEFLDEGAAEFCNINEFEMSDGNYRRMQEEGFELKEDHMSAVEGSHGILEEMGDHEKVYFCTSVFKDAAQHRSRLKRMAKNIRREFDEITDDGTIVYGKTWVTERRLEELGVPEQFYSVKSDHVELAWWLLEEMVEDGDVEKGEIVEQYPTYDGTVVERTPLA; this is translated from the coding sequence ATGATTTCGAAGGGCTGTGAACAGTGCGCTAAGGGCGGGAAGATGGTACTCTTCGTCTACGGCTACTGCGACCAACGCGACTGTTTCTACTGCCCGCTCGGCGAGAACCGAAAGAACGTCACGCAGGCCTACGCCAACGAACGGCCCATCGAAGACGACGGCGACATCATCGAGGAGGCAAAGCGGATGAGCGCCCTCGGCACCTCCATCACGGGCGGCGAACCACAGGAGGCGATGGAGAAGACCACTCGCTACCTCTCGCTTCTGAAAGACGAGTTCGGCGAGGACCACCACACCCACCTCTACACCGGCATTACGGGTGGCAGAGAGAACATGCGCCGACTCGCCGAGGCCGGCCTCGACGAGATTCGGTTCCACCCGCCGCTGGAGTTGTGGGGCGACATGCACGGCACCGAGTGGGAGGAAATCCTCTACATCGCCCGCGAGGAGGGGCTGACCCCTGCCTTCGAGATTCCGGGCATCCGACCGGAACCGGAGTTCCTCGAATTCCTCGACGAGGGCGCAGCAGAGTTCTGTAACATCAACGAGTTCGAGATGTCCGATGGCAACTACCGCCGGATGCAGGAGGAAGGCTTCGAACTCAAGGAAGACCACATGTCCGCCGTCGAGGGCTCTCACGGCATCCTCGAAGAGATGGGCGACCACGAGAAGGTGTACTTCTGTACGAGCGTGTTCAAGGACGCCGCCCAGCACCGTTCGCGGTTGAAGCGGATGGCCAAGAACATCCGCCGGGAGTTCGACGAAATCACCGACGACGGCACCATCGTCTACGGGAAGACGTGGGTGACCGAGCGCCGACTGGAGGAGTTAGGCGTTCCGGAGCAGTTCTACTCGGTCAAATCCGACCACGTCGAGTTGGCGTGGTGGCTCCTAGAGGAGATGGTCGAGGACGGCGACGTCGAGAAGGGCGAAATCGTCGAGCAGTATCCGACCTACGATGGGACGGTCGTCGAGCGGACACCGTTGGCGTAG